A stretch of Aerococcus christensenii DNA encodes these proteins:
- a CDS encoding YjcQ family protein translates to MARDDYDVVVFKLLVYFYACLKRVTVFKQEEFDLITKKAGVNEQYLLDILHMMQNEGLIEGLSFTMAWGKVLILVGNVSDAKITAEGIRYLKENGQMKKVLAFLIDKADTIISLVKLVALMQ, encoded by the coding sequence ATGGCAAGAGACGATTACGATGTTGTTGTTTTTAAGCTACTAGTTTACTTTTACGCTTGTTTGAAGCGTGTAACGGTGTTCAAGCAGGAAGAGTTTGACTTGATCACTAAAAAAGCAGGAGTGAATGAACAGTATCTATTAGATATTTTGCATATGATGCAAAACGAAGGATTGATTGAGGGATTATCGTTTACGATGGCTTGGGGGAAAGTATTAATATTAGTGGGCAACGTTTCAGACGCAAAGATTACAGCTGAAGGTATCCGATATTTGAAAGAAAATGGACAAATGAAAAAAGTACTAGCGTTTTTAATAGATAAAGCTGACACAATTATTAGTTTAGTAAAGCTTGTGGCTTTGATGCAATAA
- a CDS encoding ADP-ribosyltransferase has product MEQDITPKLWESIQKTFWQNLKEMKKGKSYKDADNYADLVGQAMAKAFHDNAVDLPNDKMYFNIADRLINGALRQSHQLVSNYTADAQTVLNKQAGLGIKGLTADMDESKAKNLVEVACNADRYADVAPKVEQAMTSFARSVVVDTMKKNVDFHHKLGLSPKIVRKLGPGTSKKRSNSRCEFCRERVGTFVYNKETIDKDIFRRHAHCHCTLEYFPGDGKKQNSWSKRWEDVTNKDFSEMQEQAKVAYQANKKLQSLAYSKALELGYSPVPPNKVVQTLREESKKWIRNLTTEEKRAITKYTYNGKDKDGLRLFEKINGYLAGYYQPISQSEGEMLDYMVSNIQNGLLKNNLQRDIIAYRKDYHVKDLNKPIDKFLSTSVTTKGVIGGVPNVAIIIPKGTSGAYIELLSHIDYKKQREFLINSGLNLDKISDDRGLLIYKVRGESNETK; this is encoded by the coding sequence ATGGAGCAGGATATAACGCCCAAACTGTGGGAGTCGATTCAAAAGACGTTTTGGCAAAACCTCAAGGAAATGAAAAAGGGGAAAAGTTATAAAGATGCTGATAACTATGCTGATCTAGTGGGTCAAGCGATGGCTAAAGCTTTTCACGACAATGCGGTGGATCTTCCTAATGACAAGATGTATTTCAACATTGCTGATCGGCTCATAAATGGCGCTCTCAGGCAATCCCACCAGCTAGTGTCTAATTATACTGCTGATGCTCAAACGGTCTTAAATAAGCAAGCTGGGCTTGGCATAAAAGGCCTTACAGCAGATATGGACGAGAGTAAAGCTAAAAACCTTGTGGAAGTGGCTTGTAACGCTGATCGCTATGCAGACGTAGCACCAAAAGTAGAACAAGCGATGACATCTTTTGCACGTTCAGTAGTTGTTGATACGATGAAGAAAAATGTGGATTTTCATCACAAGTTGGGGTTATCACCTAAGATTGTGCGCAAGCTAGGCCCTGGAACGAGTAAAAAGCGAAGTAACTCAAGGTGTGAGTTTTGCCGTGAGCGTGTTGGAACGTTTGTCTATAATAAGGAAACGATCGACAAAGATATATTCAGACGACATGCGCATTGTCATTGTACGTTAGAGTATTTTCCCGGTGATGGGAAGAAACAAAACTCTTGGTCTAAGCGATGGGAAGATGTTACCAATAAAGACTTTTCAGAGATGCAGGAGCAAGCAAAAGTAGCTTACCAAGCTAACAAGAAATTACAATCTCTAGCTTATAGTAAAGCGTTAGAGCTTGGCTATTCACCAGTGCCACCCAATAAAGTTGTTCAGACATTGCGAGAAGAATCTAAGAAATGGATACGCAATTTAACTACAGAAGAAAAGCGAGCGATCACTAAATACACTTACAACGGCAAAGATAAAGATGGTTTAAGACTATTTGAAAAGATTAATGGGTATTTGGCAGGTTATTATCAGCCTATTTCACAAAGTGAAGGTGAAATGCTAGATTACATGGTATCCAATATTCAAAACGGTTTATTGAAAAACAATTTGCAGAGAGATATAATTGCTTATAGAAAAGATTATCATGTTAAAGATTTGAACAAGCCTATTGATAAATTCTTGAGTACTTCAGTGACTACTAAAGGAGTAATCGGCGGTGTGCCAAACGTAGCTATTATCATTCCTAAAGGAACTTCAGGAGCTTATATTGAGTTACTTAGTCATATTGATTATAAAAAGCAACGAGAATTTTTAATTAATAGTGGATTGAATCTTGACAAAATATCAGACGATAGAGGACTATTAATTTATAAAGTTAGAGGTGAAAGCAATGAAACTAAGTAA
- a CDS encoding hydantoinase/carbamoylase family amidase, protein MSNISAGAIDEMLNWLASFTEKPEEKGVTRPLYTQSWQQALLGLKQRFEEMGMCVEFDAVGNLIATVEGETYPDEVIACGLHIDTVTRGGKFDGQLGIVAAYLSVKECLEVYGRPQKSLRIICLAEEEGSRFPYVFWGSKNFFGLAKKEEVATLCDTEGISFEKAMRDCGFDYLIGQPQFCNLAAWFELHIEQGPLLDSHHEDLGIVTSIAGQHRWDIHLKGVQNHAGTTMMSYRHDAVDCMTHIISKQLDKAKTAGDPLVLTFGRISVIPNQVNIVPGQVTFSMNCRHTDASYLNQFLQELEEEIYATADHYGIEAGRAAYLAGPGRVLLDGAAPSSPKRDDEK, encoded by the coding sequence GTGAGTAACATTAGTGCAGGAGCTATTGATGAGATGCTCAATTGGTTAGCAAGTTTTACCGAAAAACCTGAAGAAAAGGGAGTGACGCGCCCGTTATATACCCAATCTTGGCAACAGGCATTGCTTGGATTAAAGCAGCGATTTGAAGAAATGGGCATGTGTGTTGAGTTTGATGCTGTTGGTAATCTGATTGCGACAGTTGAGGGAGAAACATATCCTGATGAGGTAATTGCTTGTGGTTTACATATTGATACAGTGACTCGTGGTGGGAAGTTTGATGGACAATTAGGCATTGTGGCTGCCTATTTATCGGTTAAAGAATGCTTGGAAGTTTATGGACGCCCTCAAAAAAGTTTACGGATTATTTGTTTAGCAGAAGAAGAGGGTTCACGTTTTCCTTATGTATTTTGGGGGTCAAAGAATTTCTTTGGGTTGGCCAAAAAAGAAGAAGTTGCTACACTTTGTGATACAGAGGGAATAAGCTTTGAAAAGGCTATGCGAGATTGTGGGTTTGATTATTTAATAGGGCAACCACAATTTTGCAATTTAGCCGCTTGGTTTGAGTTACATATCGAACAAGGTCCTTTGTTAGATAGTCATCATGAAGATTTGGGAATTGTGACAAGCATTGCAGGGCAACATCGATGGGATATCCATCTTAAAGGTGTACAAAATCATGCGGGGACAACGATGATGTCTTATCGCCATGATGCAGTAGATTGTATGACTCATATCATCTCTAAGCAATTGGATAAAGCCAAAACAGCGGGAGATCCTTTAGTTTTAACTTTTGGTCGGATATCGGTGATACCGAATCAAGTCAATATCGTGCCTGGTCAAGTCACTTTTTCTATGAATTGTCGGCACACAGATGCGAGCTACTTAAATCAGTTCTTGCAAGAATTAGAAGAAGAGATTTATGCAACGGCTGATCATTATGGGATTGAAGCCGGTCGCGCTGCCTACTTAGCAGGCCCAGGACGGGTCCTTTTAGATGGTGCAGCTCCTTCCTCTCCTAAACGAGACGATGAGAAATAA
- a CDS encoding PTS ascorbate transporter subunit IIC, translating into MLMAAKKQVPLRISQSLYAQLSAWAEDDFRSLNGQIEYLLTECVKQRKRNGEYVSKTLDEKIKLDIH; encoded by the coding sequence ATATTGATGGCTGCTAAGAAGCAAGTGCCGCTTCGTATTTCTCAATCCCTTTATGCTCAATTGTCTGCTTGGGCAGAGGATGATTTCCGTTCATTGAATGGTCAAATTGAATATTTATTAACAGAATGTGTGAAACAACGCAAACGTAATGGAGAATATGTTTCAAAAACCTTAGATGAAAAAATAAAATTAGATATTCATTAA
- a CDS encoding SPFH domain-containing protein, whose protein sequence is MKMSTQSQNFSEEELKLKSNGLQIQFFIFLLLIASIGLIGLGAMSNENNGSVFCIILGSIGIIISTVLQMGMKILKPKEALVLTLFGHYAGTIKQPGFYFVNPFSTAVNPAARTQLGQSGDVKGRDVELGKKISLKVMTLNNSKQKINDYLGNPVEIGIAVTWKIVDTAKAVFAVNNYKEYLSLQADTALRDIVRQYPYDVNPRYEIDTTGDGEPDDGSLRGSSEIVAKRIKEEIQKRVQCAGLEIVEAKITHLSYASEIAAAMLQRQQAAALIDARAMIVDGAVGMVEMALDKLQDQGVVELDEERKAAMVSNLLVVLCSNKEASPIVNSGSLY, encoded by the coding sequence ATGAAAATGTCTACGCAATCTCAGAATTTTAGTGAAGAAGAATTAAAACTAAAGTCTAATGGGTTACAGATTCAATTCTTCATTTTCCTTTTGTTAATAGCTAGCATAGGGTTGATAGGTCTTGGAGCTATGTCAAATGAGAACAATGGAAGTGTTTTCTGCATTATTTTAGGTAGTATCGGTATTATTATTTCAACTGTTTTGCAGATGGGAATGAAAATTTTAAAGCCTAAAGAAGCACTGGTGTTAACCTTATTTGGACATTATGCTGGCACAATCAAGCAGCCAGGTTTTTATTTTGTGAATCCTTTTTCAACAGCTGTTAACCCAGCAGCGAGAACGCAATTAGGGCAAAGTGGTGATGTGAAAGGAAGAGATGTGGAGTTAGGGAAAAAAATCTCACTGAAAGTAATGACTTTAAATAATAGTAAACAAAAAATTAATGATTATTTAGGAAATCCAGTAGAGATAGGGATTGCGGTGACTTGGAAAATAGTAGATACAGCCAAGGCAGTATTTGCTGTAAATAATTATAAAGAGTATCTTTCTCTACAAGCAGACACGGCTTTGCGTGATATTGTGCGCCAATATCCTTATGATGTAAATCCACGCTATGAAATTGATACCACTGGAGATGGAGAACCTGATGATGGCTCTTTAAGGGGATCTAGTGAAATAGTGGCTAAGCGTATTAAAGAAGAAATTCAAAAACGTGTGCAATGTGCGGGATTAGAAATTGTAGAAGCTAAAATTACACACTTATCCTATGCTTCAGAAATTGCAGCAGCGATGCTTCAAAGACAGCAAGCGGCAGCTTTAATTGATGCACGTGCTATGATTGTTGATGGAGCCGTAGGCATGGTAGAGATGGCTTTGGACAAGCTACAAGACCAAGGTGTTGTGGAATTAGACGAAGAACGTAAAGCTGCAATGGTTTCTAACTTACTAGTGGTACTTTGTAGTAATAAAGAGGCCAGCCCAATTGTGAATTCAGGAAGTCTATATTGA
- a CDS encoding ABC transporter ATP-binding protein: MLKINQLKKAFGSKQVLFGLNFEVKEGRILGLIGKNGAGKTTIFHSILNFIDYEGEVTWQGKALTQKDYNKIGYLPEERSLMPKLTVERQVGFLAQLKGMPRDAIKEELPHWMERLAVKGKLSDKIKSLSKGNQQKVQLIATLIHRPQLIILDEPFSGLDPVNVDLMKKEILVQKKRGATIIFSEHNMRNVEELCDDVVMIKEGGVALQGSVNAVRNQFGLTRLFVRTTHSVEEIRQLSGVEKVEVLNDGKYYLHLRNADDGKALFSYFSQGDYVQTFDQEPPTLNEIFRLKAGDAS, encoded by the coding sequence ATGTTAAAAATAAATCAATTAAAAAAAGCTTTTGGAAGCAAACAAGTTTTATTTGGACTTAATTTTGAAGTGAAGGAAGGCAGAATACTGGGGCTAATAGGTAAAAATGGTGCGGGGAAAACCACTATTTTTCACAGTATTTTGAATTTCATAGACTATGAAGGTGAGGTGACATGGCAAGGAAAGGCGTTAACTCAAAAAGATTACAATAAAATTGGCTACTTACCAGAAGAACGTAGTTTGATGCCTAAATTGACAGTAGAACGACAAGTAGGTTTTTTAGCGCAATTAAAAGGAATGCCACGAGATGCTATCAAAGAAGAATTACCTCACTGGATGGAGCGGTTGGCAGTTAAAGGAAAGTTAAGTGATAAAATTAAGAGCTTATCAAAAGGAAACCAACAAAAAGTGCAATTAATTGCCACTTTAATTCATCGGCCACAATTGATTATTTTGGATGAACCATTCAGCGGATTAGATCCAGTTAATGTTGATTTGATGAAAAAAGAAATTTTAGTGCAAAAGAAAAGAGGCGCCACGATTATTTTCTCTGAGCATAATATGCGAAATGTGGAAGAATTATGTGATGATGTTGTCATGATTAAGGAGGGTGGTGTAGCTTTACAAGGCAGTGTGAATGCAGTGAGGAATCAGTTTGGATTGACACGCCTATTTGTTAGAACGACACATAGTGTGGAAGAAATTAGACAATTATCGGGAGTAGAGAAAGTAGAAGTGTTAAACGATGGAAAGTATTATTTGCATTTGCGCAATGCGGATGATGGTAAAGCGCTTTTTTCATACTTTTCTCAAGGCGATTATGTTCAAACTTTTGATCAAGAGCCTCCAACATTAAATGAAATTTTTAGATTGAAAGCGGGGGATGCCTCATGA
- a CDS encoding phage portal protein gives MEQKGIEYLKQKLAKFSLRGTTRYRYYDMKVNDNKRNLLMPVEIQGRYRSCIGWCSKAVDALADRLVFREFANDIFDLNEIFEMNSSDIFFDSAILSALITSCCFVYVSLDSEGFPRLQIIEGTDATGIVDPVTGLLTEGYAILDRDEQGNPSLEAYFLPGITYFYQKGKQTYTVKSSTPYAALVPIIHRPDAKRPFGRSRITRACMYYQNYAKRTLERSDISAEFYSFPQKYITGLSQDSEFLDKWKATITSMLVFQKDEDGDSPHIGQFTQQSMTPHLEQLRAAASGFAGESGLTLDDLGFPSDNPSSAEAIKASHETLRVTARKAQRCFGSGFLNVGYIACCMRDGFAYRRAQFYEINPKWEPVFEADATTMSLVGDGAIKINQAIPGYMDKDTIRDLTGLEGADGAGYNAQTVGVDSKDVLAKPQGNEKGEKL, from the coding sequence ATGGAACAAAAAGGAATAGAATATCTCAAGCAGAAATTAGCGAAGTTTAGTCTTCGTGGGACAACAAGGTATCGCTACTATGATATGAAAGTCAATGATAACAAACGGAATTTATTGATGCCAGTAGAAATCCAAGGAAGATATCGATCATGTATTGGTTGGTGTAGTAAAGCGGTGGATGCTTTAGCGGATCGGCTGGTGTTTAGAGAATTTGCAAATGATATATTTGATCTAAATGAGATATTCGAGATGAACTCTTCGGATATCTTTTTTGATTCCGCTATTTTATCAGCGTTGATCACGTCGTGCTGCTTTGTTTATGTGTCACTAGATTCAGAAGGTTTCCCTCGACTTCAAATTATTGAAGGAACAGATGCCACAGGGATTGTGGATCCAGTAACAGGATTACTCACCGAAGGGTATGCCATTCTCGATCGAGATGAACAAGGAAATCCTTCATTGGAAGCTTATTTCTTGCCTGGAATAACTTACTTCTATCAAAAAGGAAAACAAACCTACACGGTAAAAAGTAGTACACCTTACGCAGCACTTGTTCCTATTATCCATCGACCAGATGCGAAGCGGCCTTTTGGTCGGTCAAGAATTACACGGGCATGCATGTATTATCAAAACTATGCCAAACGGACGTTAGAGCGTTCAGACATTTCAGCGGAATTTTATTCTTTCCCTCAAAAGTATATTACAGGGCTATCTCAAGATTCAGAGTTTCTGGATAAGTGGAAAGCAACAATTACTTCCATGTTAGTTTTTCAAAAGGACGAGGATGGGGATTCTCCACATATTGGTCAATTTACGCAACAATCCATGACTCCCCATTTGGAACAGCTAAGAGCCGCCGCTAGTGGTTTCGCTGGGGAATCTGGCTTAACACTAGATGATTTAGGTTTTCCAAGCGATAACCCTTCAAGTGCCGAAGCCATTAAGGCAAGCCACGAAACGCTTAGAGTGACTGCACGGAAAGCACAGCGGTGTTTTGGGTCTGGCTTTTTAAACGTTGGCTATATTGCTTGCTGTATGCGTGATGGATTTGCTTATCGCAGAGCACAATTTTATGAGATTAACCCCAAATGGGAGCCGGTATTCGAAGCAGATGCGACGACTATGTCACTAGTTGGTGATGGAGCGATTAAGATCAATCAAGCCATTCCAGGTTACATGGATAAAGACACTATCAGAGATCTAACAGGATTGGAGGGAGCAGATGGAGCAGGATATAACGCCCAAACTGTGGGAGTCGATTCAAAAGACGTTTTGGCAAAACCTCAAGGAAATGAAAAAGGGGAAAAGTTATAA